The Glycine max cultivar Williams 82 chromosome 12, Glycine_max_v4.0, whole genome shotgun sequence genome window below encodes:
- the LOC100787414 gene encoding protein RGF1 INDUCIBLE TRANSCRIPTION FACTOR 1, producing MELMLVPPPWLEQLLSTTFFTMCENHINTPRNECNMYCLDCKDQAFCFYCKQSWHKDHQVIQIRRSSYHDVVRVVEIQKVLDISGVQTYVINSARVLFLNERPQNQPKTNSVVGSGKSNSHLCEICRRNLLDPFRFCSLGCKLVGIKKNRNASFALSAKKDEEIGRMHEGMPRRLPSKEELREGIHKQVYQSKPSNSHLRPLCSNSRRRKGIPHRAPIGP from the exons ATG GAATTAATGTTGGTGCCACCACCATGGCTGGAACAACTATTGTCAACCACATTCTTCACCATGTGCGAAAACCACATCAACACACCCAGAAACGAATGCAACATGTACTGCCTCGATTGCAAAGACCAAGCATTCTGTTTTTATTGCAAACAATCTTGGCATAAGGATCATCAAGTAATTCAA ATAAGGAGATCGTCCTATCATGATGTTGTGAGGGTAGTGGAGATTCAGAAGGTTTTGGATATCAGTGGAGTTCAGACGTATGTGATTAACAGTGCTAGAGTTCTTTTCCTGAATGAGAGGCCTCAGAATCAGCCTAAGACCAATAGTGTTGTTGGAAGTGGAAAAAGTAACTCCCATTTGTGTGAAATTTGCAGAAGGAATCTCTTGGACCCTTTTCGTTTCTGTTCTTTGGGATGCAAG ctTGTAGGAATAAAGAAGAACAGGAATGCGAGCTTTGCCTTAAGCGCAAAGAAAGACGAAGAAATAGGGAGAATGCACGAAGGAATGCCAAGAAGGTTGCCATCAAAGGAAGAATTGCGTGAAGGAATCCACAAACAAGTATACCAAAGCAAGCCTTCTAATTCACATCTAAGACCATTGTGTTCAAATTCAAGGAGAAGGAAAGGGATACCTCATAGGGCACCTATAGGTCCATAA